A part of Aegilops tauschii subsp. strangulata cultivar AL8/78 chromosome 2, Aet v6.0, whole genome shotgun sequence genomic DNA contains:
- the LOC109772757 gene encoding LOW QUALITY PROTEIN: ATP synthase subunit a (The sequence of the model RefSeq protein was modified relative to this genomic sequence to represent the inferred CDS: inserted 3 bases in 3 codons): MENFDLNLTIQTIQSVPHVHSFIRDFFHPTLDPQLVNQLLEGVKTPTLKDRDLLFKIYGIAPKNGKALFYEITKMVESYMRQAKMVLPAAYNVTEFSDQFLGPDSPRSLRDTFVDLHFKGHESFTWNRGVVHLYNEIWKAKDFQPGSPISAPNXAFLETPLDQFAIYPIIDLHVGNFYFTFTNVVLXILLTVVLVVFLFFVVXKKGGGKSVPNAWQSLVELIYDFVMNLVNEKIGGLSGNVKQEFFPRISVAFTFSLFRNPQGMIPFSFTVTSHFLITLALSFSIFICITIVGFQRHGLHFFSFLLPTVVPLPSAPFLVLLELISYCFRALSLGIRLFANMMVGHNLVNILSGFAWTMLFLNNIFYFIGDLGPLFIVLALAGLELGVAISQAHVSMISICIYLNDATNLHQNESFHN; the protein is encoded by the exons ATGGAAAATTTTGATTTAAATTTAACAATACAAACAATACAAAGCGTCCCTCACGTCCATTCTTTTATTAGAGATTTTTTCCATCCTACATTGGATCCGCAGCTTGTGAACCAGCTTTTGGAAGGGGTGAAGACACCTACCTTGAAAGACAGGGACCTCCTTTTCAAAATATATGGAATTGCGCCTAAAAATGGAAAGGCTTTGTTTTATGAAATCACAAAAATGGTAGAATCATACATGCGGCAGGCAAAAATGGTTTTGCCAGCTGCATACAATGTTACCGAGTTTTCTGACCAGTTTCTGGGCCCGGATTCTCCCCGGAGTCTAAGAGATACTTTCGTAGATTTACATTTCAAGGGGCACGAAAGCTTCACTTGGAACAGGGGCGTGGTTCATCTTTATAACGAAATATGGAAGGCCAAAGACTTCCAGCCGGGTAGCCCTATAAGTGCTCCGA CTGCTTTTTTGGAAACCCCATTGGATCAATTTGCCATTTACCCAATAATTGATCTTCATGTGGGCAACTTTTATTTTACATTTACAAATGTAGTCT ATATCCTGCTCACTGTCGTTTTGGtcgtttttctgttttttgttg ACAAAAAGGGAGGTGGAAAGTCAGTGCCAAATGCATGGCAATCCTTGGTCGAGCTTATTTATGATTTCGTTATGAACCTGGTAAACGAAAAAATAGGTGGTCTTTCCGGAAATGTGAAACAAGAGTTTTTCCCTCGCATCTCGGTCGCTTTTACTTTTTCGTTATTTCGTAATCCCCAGGGTATGATACCCTTTAGCTTCACAGTGACAAGTCATTTTCTCATTACTTTGGCtctttcattttccatttttataTGCATTACGATCGTTGGATTTCAAAGACATGGGCTTCATTTTTTTAGCTTCTTATTACCTACGGTAGTCCCACTGCCGTCAGCACCTTTCTTAGTACTCCTTGAGTTAATCTCTTATTGTTTTCGTGCATTAAGCTTAGGAATACGTTTATTTGCTAATATGATGGTCGGTCATAATTTAGTAAATATTTTAAGTGGGTTTGCTTGGACTATGCTATTTCTGAATAATATTTTCTATTTCATAGGAGATCTGGGTCCCTTATTTATAGTTCTAGCATTAGCCGGTCTGGAATTAGGTGTAGCTATATCACAAGCTCATGTTTCTATGATCTCAATTTGCATTTACTTGAATGATGCTACAAATCTCCATCAAAATGAGTCATTTCATAATTGA